Proteins found in one Luteitalea sp. genomic segment:
- a CDS encoding FtsX-like permease family protein → MSGILADLRYALAALRRSPGFAAVAILTLSLGIGANTAIFSVINGVLLRPLPYAEPSRLLSVASQFPSLGFDRFWISPPEFLELREWNRSFESLGGYRTGLASVGGIERPVRVTSAAATADFFTTLGVRPQLGRTFTEEEDLPGGPDVTVISDELWRAVLGGDPAVVGRSIPVNGESREVVGVMPPGFDIDDAGVQVWTPVALDPANRENRGSHFLNVIARMRDGVTLEGVRAELGSLMGRWQEEFRGTHAPHPENHAVIAHGLQDEMVGTVRPALLLLLGAVGFVLLIACANVGNLLLVRAESRQKEIAVRAALGAGRWRLLRPFLTESLMLAAVGGGLGVLLAWVGLRVLLATSGESIPRLDEITVDGNVLAFTAAVSVLTGVLFGLAPLMNLSARVVAMSLREGGQRATAGSARLRARRLLVVSEMALAVVLLVGSALMLRSFSTLLRVDPGFDPNNLLTFRLFLPEATYPDGASQVAFYDRLRDRLGGLPAVSGVAVMSGLPPHRDVNANDMELEGYHYQPASGMAIPNVDYWQFVTTDYLETMRIRLVDGRAFGPADGAGGAPVLLINETFARVFYPDQDPIGRRIRPDSDVPWLTVVGIVKDVKQGGLEEETGTEMYFHIPQAAAFSIPRSMNVVLRTASSPLGMLPAVRREVARLDASLPLGDPRTLEGVVSASVAEPRFLTLLLGIFAGVALALAAVGTYGVMSYTVTERRQEIGIRMALGADGGRVLGMILRQGLTVAMVGLVLGVLGAFALSRLLTSLLFEVPPTDGTAYVSTILVLVMVATAACVIPALRAMRMEPARVLRQE, encoded by the coding sequence ATGTCCGGAATTCTTGCAGATCTCCGCTACGCGCTCGCTGCTCTGCGACGGAGCCCTGGCTTCGCCGCGGTGGCCATCCTGACCCTGTCGCTGGGCATCGGCGCGAACACCGCCATCTTCAGCGTGATCAACGGCGTGCTCCTGCGTCCGCTGCCGTACGCCGAACCCAGCCGACTCCTCTCCGTGGCCAGCCAGTTCCCATCGCTCGGGTTCGATCGGTTCTGGATCTCACCGCCTGAGTTTCTCGAGCTTCGGGAGTGGAACCGCTCGTTCGAGAGTCTCGGCGGATATCGCACCGGCCTCGCGAGCGTCGGGGGCATCGAACGGCCGGTGCGTGTGACCTCGGCGGCCGCGACCGCTGACTTCTTTACCACGCTTGGTGTGCGGCCGCAGTTAGGGCGCACGTTCACGGAAGAAGAAGACCTGCCCGGTGGTCCGGACGTCACCGTGATCTCCGACGAGCTATGGCGCGCTGTGCTCGGCGGCGACCCGGCGGTCGTTGGACGGAGCATTCCCGTCAATGGGGAGAGCCGGGAGGTCGTCGGCGTCATGCCGCCTGGGTTCGACATCGACGATGCCGGTGTGCAGGTCTGGACGCCCGTGGCGCTCGATCCGGCGAATCGGGAGAACCGCGGTAGTCATTTTCTGAACGTCATCGCACGCATGCGCGACGGTGTCACCCTCGAGGGTGTGAGGGCCGAGCTCGGCTCGCTCATGGGGCGGTGGCAGGAGGAGTTTAGAGGCACACACGCGCCACACCCGGAGAACCACGCCGTGATTGCACACGGCCTGCAGGATGAGATGGTCGGAACCGTCCGGCCCGCACTGCTCCTGCTCCTCGGCGCCGTCGGGTTCGTACTGCTCATCGCCTGCGCCAACGTCGGCAATCTCCTGCTCGTGCGTGCAGAGTCACGCCAGAAGGAAATCGCGGTTCGCGCCGCGCTTGGCGCCGGGCGGTGGCGCCTCCTGCGGCCGTTTCTGACCGAGAGCCTCATGCTCGCCGCTGTGGGTGGAGGACTCGGCGTCTTGTTGGCCTGGGTAGGCCTTCGCGTGCTGCTCGCCACGAGCGGTGAGAGCATCCCGCGCCTTGATGAGATCACCGTGGACGGCAACGTCCTGGCTTTCACGGCCGCGGTGTCGGTGCTCACCGGTGTGCTGTTCGGCTTGGCGCCTCTCATGAATCTCTCCGCGCGTGTTGTCGCGATGTCCCTGCGCGAGGGTGGCCAGCGTGCCACCGCTGGCTCGGCGCGGCTGCGCGCACGGCGGCTGCTGGTGGTCTCCGAGATGGCGCTGGCCGTCGTGCTCCTCGTTGGCTCGGCGCTGATGCTGCGGAGCTTCTCTACGCTCTTACGCGTGGATCCGGGCTTCGACCCGAACAACCTGCTCACGTTTCGGCTGTTCCTGCCGGAGGCGACCTATCCGGATGGTGCATCCCAGGTCGCCTTCTACGATCGCCTCCGCGATCGCCTTGGCGGGCTCCCGGCCGTGAGCGGCGTTGCGGTCATGAGCGGGCTGCCGCCGCATCGCGACGTGAACGCGAACGACATGGAGCTCGAGGGCTATCATTATCAGCCCGCGTCCGGGATGGCGATTCCGAACGTGGACTACTGGCAGTTCGTCACGACCGACTATCTCGAGACCATGCGCATTCGGCTCGTGGACGGTCGGGCCTTCGGTCCCGCAGATGGTGCCGGGGGCGCGCCGGTTCTACTCATCAACGAGACCTTCGCACGCGTCTTCTATCCGGATCAAGACCCAATCGGACGACGGATCCGGCCGGACTCGGACGTGCCGTGGCTAACGGTCGTGGGCATCGTCAAGGACGTGAAGCAGGGAGGGCTCGAGGAAGAGACCGGCACCGAGATGTACTTCCACATCCCGCAGGCCGCGGCGTTTAGTATTCCGCGTAGCATGAACGTCGTGCTCCGCACGGCCTCGTCTCCGCTCGGCATGCTCCCTGCGGTCAGGCGAGAAGTGGCTCGGCTGGATGCAAGCCTGCCACTCGGTGATCCGCGCACACTCGAGGGCGTCGTCAGCGCCTCGGTCGCCGAGCCGCGCTTCCTCACGCTGCTACTCGGCATCTTCGCGGGTGTCGCGCTGGCGCTGGCAGCCGTGGGCACGTACGGTGTGATGTCGTACACCGTGACCGAGAGACGGCAGGAGATCGGGATCCGGATGGCCCTCGGGGCCGACGGCGGACGCGTGCTCGGCATGATTCTGCGCCAAGGGCTGACAGTGGCGATGGTTGGTCTCGTCCTCGGCGTCCTCGGAGCCTTCGCGTTGAGTCGTCTCCTCACGTCGCTGCTCTTCGAGGTGCCGCCGACCGACGGCACGGCCTACGTCAGCACGATCCTCGTCCTCGTGATGGTCGCCACGGCGGCATGTGTGATACCGGCCCTCCGCGCGATGCGCATGGAGCCAGCTCGGGTGCTGCGCCAGGAGTGA